The genome window GTGATCCTCTACGAGCGTGCAACGCCAGTTTTCGTGGACGTCGATTCGCGCACGGGCAACATCGATCCCGAGCAGGCCGCGCAGGCTGTACAGGATCTTATGCGCGGTGGAAGTTCGGCCGCCCGTTGGCTGCCCAGAAAAGGAGCGCAGCGTGAAGGCCGGCTGAAAGCAATTCTGCCCGTGGATGTGTTCGGGCAGCCTGCTGATTACGATACCTTGAATGCCGTTGCCGAAGCGCGTGACCTGGTGGTCATCGAGGATTCGTGCGAGGCGCTCGGTGCTCGTTATAAAGACCGTCCGGCGGGAATGTTGGGAGATGCAGGGGTTTTCGCGTTCTATCCCAACAAACAAATTACCACCGGCGAAGGGGGCGTGATCGTCACACAGAACACGGCATGGGCGGATGCCTGTCGTTCGCTGCGCAATCAAGGACGTGCGCCGGAGGACACCTGGCTCGAGCATACGAACCTGGGCTACAACTACCGCATGGATGAAATGAGCGCTGCACTGGGACGCGTGCAAATGGATAGGATAGCGCAGTTATTGGAAAAGCGCAGTCGTGTAGCCGATTGGTATGCAGAACGATTGGCAGAGATCTCCGATGTTGAAGCGCCGAATCTAAGCCCGGACACCACGCGGGTCAGCTGGTTCGTCTACGTGGTGCGCCTGGCCGCCGACGTCGATCGCGGCGCAGTCGTCGAGCAGTTGGCCGCTGAAGGTATTCCTTCCAGACCATATTTCATTCCCATCCATACGCAGCCTTATTTCGTGGAACGCTTCGAATATCGAAGCGGCGATTTTCCGGTGACGGAAGATCTGGGTGAGCGCAGTCTGGCGCTGCCGTTTTCATCGGTCATGAAGGAGGATGAAGTCGATCGAGTCTGCCGTACGCTGGCGATGTACTTCAAGTAATCGACTGCGTTGATTTCCGACAGGTTATTTGTGCAAGAATCAACTGCCCCCTGGTCCGTTTTTTCGATCAGGGGGCAGGATGTCGTTTGGCCGTCAAAGGAACTTATCGCACCTGGCGCCAATTGACCAGGATGAGGTTCTCGCTGCAAGCGTCGCTCGTGTCGAAGTACACCTGTTCGGAGATCGGGTTACCGTCCCCGTCTTCCAACTGAATCCACAGCGTGCCGCTGCTGGCGATCGGCTCTGTGGCTACGTTGAAGAGGTAGCCGCCCGGGCCGGCGTCCGGTTCACTTCCGGTCAGCGCATAAAGATCGATCTCGCCCACGCCTTCGAGCTCTCCGCCAAGATGCACCGTCAATTCGAGAACCGGTTGATTATCTTCGTTAAATACCTGCCCGAAAACGCCCAAGAAATCGCATCCCATTCCGTTGATGAAATTTTCGATCGGTGCCGGGCTGCCCACTTGAAGGACGAAAGGATATTCCGCTTCCTCTTCGGGAGTTTCGGTGATGGTGGCTGTTGCCGTCTCCGGAGCTTCGGTGGGCGAAGGGGTCGTTTCCAATTCGATTGTGCCGTCCTCGGTCGGAGTCGCTGTCCAGGCCGGTGGAAGTGTCCTGGCCGGAGTCTGCGTCGGAGTTGGGGA of Anaerolineales bacterium contains these proteins:
- a CDS encoding DegT/DnrJ/EryC1/StrS family aminotransferase → MSEDQESGFSISMSAPDLTDAEREAVLEVLGTPRLSMGPQIEAFEEVVAHYVGARHAVAVSSGTGGLHLCVRAAGITDGDWVITTPFSFIASANVILYERATPVFVDVDSRTGNIDPEQAAQAVQDLMRGGSSAARWLPRKGAQREGRLKAILPVDVFGQPADYDTLNAVAEARDLVVIEDSCEALGARYKDRPAGMLGDAGVFAFYPNKQITTGEGGVIVTQNTAWADACRSLRNQGRAPEDTWLEHTNLGYNYRMDEMSAALGRVQMDRIAQLLEKRSRVADWYAERLAEISDVEAPNLSPDTTRVSWFVYVVRLAADVDRGAVVEQLAAEGIPSRPYFIPIHTQPYFVERFEYRSGDFPVTEDLGERSLALPFSSVMKEDEVDRVCRTLAMYFK